A genomic window from Spiroplasma helicoides includes:
- a CDS encoding APC family permease yields the protein MKTKKEELNLFHIVWIGFTFVAGITYTANFATILNQAQGQGVGLHIFWIIALVGFITFMCAWTFGKLVKVHPEANGGGSQYVRTAFGKFWGLLMGLLNYAAIPVIGVALLNTMVKANFDEVSSLTGPLKGWGDMVLDLAAFGLYIIAASVIFLGVRKYKLVSTIIGYVTWGITVLLIIFGIVGGAMNLNAGKNGLNIDRGTLDFSSFSKTFNALFFSFCGLETFITTGKNIKNREKNVPISIMIIMFMTTLFYLVFTVIVMLAVTDQFKGNPNLQLFDALNSDFLKKAGPIIIIVCTMLMRFNSSIQVTLFGGSTLEPMASQKFLPNSFKKENKENVPVTGILVTIAALAITYFMFVFVPDLIQGITGDVSVFNFSTIAGVTAIVLLFVYLLILPTAFYQGYKKNIKVNIFEYFGWVLTFICLIFIFVLYFINLIDPFVKENVDNKLQKVVASSFQMIYLFGVFVIAVLLYFVYHKKQVTKLNDKPEELKALQEYEKVFTIVNKPEQVKKSQKLET from the coding sequence ATGAAGACGAAGAAAGAAGAGTTGAATCTATTTCACATAGTTTGAATAGGATTCACATTTGTGGCCGGAATAACATATACGGCCAATTTTGCAACTATACTAAATCAAGCACAAGGTCAAGGTGTAGGATTACACATATTTTGAATAATTGCTTTAGTAGGATTTATAACATTTATGTGTGCATGAACTTTTGGAAAACTTGTGAAAGTTCACCCAGAGGCTAATGGTGGTGGTAGCCAATATGTTAGAACAGCCTTTGGTAAATTTTGAGGTTTACTAATGGGTTTACTAAACTATGCTGCTATTCCAGTAATTGGAGTAGCATTGCTAAATACAATGGTTAAAGCCAATTTTGATGAGGTATCAAGTCTTACTGGTCCATTAAAAGGATGAGGAGATATGGTATTGGATCTTGCTGCATTTGGTTTATATATAATTGCAGCATCAGTAATTTTCTTGGGAGTAAGAAAATATAAGCTAGTATCAACAATAATAGGTTATGTAACATGAGGAATAACAGTTTTACTAATAATATTTGGTATTGTTGGTGGAGCAATGAATCTTAATGCTGGGAAGAATGGACTTAATATTGATAGAGGAACTTTAGATTTTAGTAGTTTTTCTAAAACATTTAACGCCCTATTCTTCTCATTCTGTGGACTTGAAACATTCATAACAACAGGAAAAAATATAAAAAATAGAGAAAAAAATGTACCAATTTCAATAATGATAATAATGTTTATGACAACATTATTTTATCTAGTGTTTACTGTAATAGTTATGCTAGCAGTAACAGATCAATTTAAAGGAAATCCAAATTTACAGCTATTTGATGCTTTAAATAGTGACTTTTTAAAAAAAGCCGGACCAATAATTATAATTGTTTGTACAATGTTGATGAGATTTAACTCCTCAATACAAGTTACATTGTTTGGTGGAAGTACTCTTGAACCAATGGCATCACAAAAATTCTTGCCAAACTCATTTAAAAAAGAAAATAAAGAAAATGTACCAGTTACTGGTATCTTAGTAACAATAGCTGCTTTGGCAATAACTTACTTTATGTTTGTTTTTGTCCCTGATTTAATACAAGGTATTACAGGAGATGTGAGTGTATTCAACTTCTCAACAATTGCAGGTGTAACAGCCATTGTATTACTATTTGTTTACTTATTAATACTACCAACGGCATTTTATCAAGGTTATAAAAAAAATATAAAAGTTAACATATTCGAATATTTTGGTTGAGTCTTAACATTTATTTGTTTAATATTTATATTTGTACTTTATTTTATAAATCTAATAGATCCATTTGTGAAAGAAAATGTTGATAATAAACTACAAAAAGTTGTGGCAAGTTCTTTCCAAATGATTTACTTATTTGGAGTATTTGTTATAGCAGTACTTCTGTACTTTGTATATCACAAAAAACAAGTGACCAAGTTAAACGATAAACCAGAAGAATTAAAAGCATTACAAGAATATGAAAAAGTATTTACAATTGTAAACAAACCAGAACAAGTTAAAAAATCTCAGAAGCTAGAAACTTAA
- the mutM gene encoding DNA-formamidopyrimidine glycosylase translates to MPELPEVETVVRTLRKKVVGLKIIEAQILYPKIIKSDISVDDFEEDLKNRTIEKISRIAKHIIFHLGDVVLISHLRMEGKWFIYDKNDSFDKKHILAIFKLSNEKLMCYQDTRKFGTFHYQGVNEYLNLNPIAKIGLEPLDMAVQGKYLYDLMAKSSKYIKTILLDQTLISGIGNIYADEILFDASISPLNKGNDLNVEMYQRIADSSRKILKKSIDMGGTTIDSYQPEQGIDGKFQNELKVHTRKNEPCYKCGQKVIKIKLNGRGTYYCEKCQS, encoded by the coding sequence ATGCCAGAACTACCAGAAGTTGAGACGGTTGTTAGAACTTTACGTAAAAAAGTTGTTGGTCTCAAAATAATAGAAGCTCAGATATTGTACCCAAAAATAATTAAATCAGATATAAGTGTTGATGATTTTGAAGAAGACCTTAAAAATAGAACAATTGAAAAAATATCACGAATAGCAAAACACATAATTTTTCATTTAGGTGATGTTGTTCTTATTAGTCATCTAAGAATGGAAGGTAAATGATTTATTTATGATAAAAATGATAGCTTTGATAAAAAACACATATTAGCGATTTTCAAACTTTCAAATGAAAAATTAATGTGTTATCAAGATACAAGAAAGTTTGGAACCTTTCATTATCAAGGTGTCAATGAGTACTTAAATTTGAACCCAATTGCAAAAATTGGTCTTGAACCATTAGATATGGCTGTACAAGGAAAATATTTATATGACTTGATGGCTAAATCAAGTAAATATATTAAAACTATTCTATTAGATCAAACTTTGATTTCAGGGATTGGTAACATTTATGCAGATGAAATACTTTTTGACGCATCTATTAGCCCCCTGAATAAAGGAAATGATTTAAATGTAGAAATGTACCAAAGAATAGCAGATTCCTCAAGAAAAATTCTTAAAAAGTCAATTGATATGGGCGGAACAACCATTGACTCTTATCAACCAGAGCAAGGAATTGATGGGAAATTTCAAAATGAGCTGAAAGTTCACACAAGAAAAAATGAGCCATGTTATAAATGTGGTCAAAAAGTTATTAAAATCAAACTAAATGGTAGAGGAACATACTATTGTGAAAAGTGTCAAAGTTAA
- a CDS encoding DnaD domain protein encodes MRNYIYKVVLKNRVDLLDDKVLSYLYQPIIGLKSIALYKMLIFEAEIIKDYKKNFVFDENRLISMSFTKSDNLTRQIKRLEAMGLVETLENKSKNSVIFNIYAPLEPIDYFNNKLFNSALIDKIGDTNYELARNIFKDETDLPSDSGYQNTSSKFLEVFEEFNHKLNSEICSNIKPKPKKSNPLLKGLNFNEIVKKLAEKSVFIPKDNKRLKQIIEEVYISYKISIETIIENLVKAYDFEEVDLDINKFYVSISSKYFSRDEDQKQHELFDPELNKQNKTNAKIEEMETIDPVQFLELLMNVQRLDLKELEVIRTLGREYKLRDGVINCLLEFSYLKNEGTIVANYLFKIAKTLNERNISNAKEAMEYLKLAHKKAVKPKNITNFIQQIPASTVVENEESSKSYIIEVDDNAKFDPKLWGDMNG; translated from the coding sequence ATGAGAAATTATATTTACAAAGTAGTTTTGAAAAACAGAGTTGATCTTTTAGACGATAAGGTGCTTTCCTATTTGTATCAACCAATAATAGGGCTAAAAAGCATTGCTTTATATAAAATGCTTATTTTTGAAGCAGAAATAATCAAAGATTACAAAAAAAACTTTGTTTTTGATGAAAACAGACTTATATCAATGTCTTTTACTAAATCTGATAATTTAACAAGACAAATAAAAAGATTAGAAGCAATGGGTCTAGTTGAAACATTAGAAAATAAATCAAAAAACTCAGTTATATTTAATATTTATGCACCATTAGAACCAATAGATTATTTCAACAATAAGCTTTTTAATTCAGCATTAATAGACAAAATTGGTGATACAAATTATGAATTAGCAAGAAATATCTTTAAAGATGAAACAGATTTACCAAGTGATAGTGGTTATCAAAATACATCATCTAAGTTTTTAGAAGTATTTGAAGAATTTAACCATAAATTAAACAGCGAAATTTGTTCTAATATAAAACCAAAACCAAAAAAATCAAACCCGTTATTAAAGGGTTTGAATTTTAATGAAATAGTTAAAAAATTAGCAGAAAAAAGTGTTTTTATCCCTAAGGATAACAAAAGACTAAAACAAATAATTGAAGAGGTTTACATATCTTATAAAATATCAATTGAAACTATTATTGAAAATTTAGTTAAAGCTTATGATTTTGAAGAAGTAGATTTAGATATTAATAAGTTTTATGTATCAATTTCATCAAAATACTTTAGTAGAGATGAAGATCAAAAACAGCATGAACTATTTGATCCAGAATTAAATAAACAAAATAAAACAAATGCAAAAATTGAAGAAATGGAAACTATCGATCCAGTTCAATTTTTAGAACTATTAATGAATGTTCAAAGATTAGATTTGAAGGAACTAGAAGTTATAAGAACATTAGGAAGAGAATATAAATTACGTGATGGAGTAATTAACTGTTTATTAGAGTTTTCATATTTAAAAAATGAAGGAACAATAGTTGCCAATTATTTGTTTAAAATTGCAAAAACTTTAAACGAAAGAAATATTAGTAATGCAAAAGAAGCTATGGAGTATTTAAAACTTGCTCATAAAAAAGCTGTAAAACCTAAAAATATAACTAATTTCATACAACAAATTCCAGCTTCAACTGTAGTAGAAAATGAAGAAAGCTCAAAATCATATATTATTGAAGTAGATGATAATGCAAAATTTGATCCAAAATTATGAGGTGATATGAATGGATAA
- a CDS encoding DnaA ATPase domain-containing protein: protein MDKDIEALKKNKSLQFFIKEMKVSDEIIKRDYLTLEKFVNQAVVCNKNEGMDKCKQQLKGIQQKLAFQNNQFYIKSQRCNHWLFENKNHQILENIKYADYDLNENLNTLHEYVVSNNESISGSQMSVLYKLKDIVESEKYMKGLYLFGNCGVGKTYLLKMVANSFAKKNKQVVFVTVNRLIKIVKDTFNSSERDDYNKFLDLCYKVDVLVLDDIGGEITTGSSWSRDELLFGLLNSRLENKKTTFFTSNFNLVELEKLYLSKKNLTKEETAFEAKKVHRFIERIKGLTQQMELKGVNKRY from the coding sequence ATGGATAAAGATATTGAAGCCTTGAAAAAAAATAAAAGTTTACAATTTTTTATAAAAGAGATGAAAGTTTCAGACGAAATCATAAAAAGAGACTATTTAACTTTAGAAAAATTTGTGAATCAAGCAGTTGTTTGTAATAAAAATGAGGGTATGGATAAGTGCAAGCAACAATTGAAAGGTATTCAGCAAAAACTAGCTTTTCAAAATAATCAATTTTATATAAAAAGCCAAAGATGTAATCATTGGCTTTTTGAGAATAAAAATCATCAAATATTAGAAAACATAAAATATGCTGATTATGATTTAAATGAAAATTTAAACACTTTACATGAATATGTAGTATCAAACAATGAAAGCATTTCTGGATCACAAATGTCTGTATTGTATAAACTAAAAGATATAGTAGAATCTGAAAAATATATGAAAGGCTTATATTTATTTGGAAATTGTGGTGTTGGAAAAACATATTTATTAAAAATGGTAGCAAATAGTTTTGCTAAAAAAAATAAACAAGTTGTTTTTGTTACAGTTAACAGACTTATAAAAATAGTTAAAGATACATTTAACAGCTCAGAAAGAGATGACTATAATAAGTTTTTGGATTTGTGTTACAAAGTTGATGTATTAGTTTTGGATGATATTGGTGGAGAAATTACTACTGGTTCAAGCTGAAGTAGGGATGAGTTATTATTTGGTCTTTTAAACAGCCGTTTAGAAAATAAAAAAACTACATTTTTTACATCAAATTTTAACTTAGTGGAGTTAGAAAAACTTTACTTATCTAAAAAAAATTTAACAAAAGAGGAAACTGCATTTGAGGCCAAAAAAGTTCATAGGTTTATTGAAAGAATTAAGGGACTTACTCAGCAAATGGAACTTAAAGGAGTTAATAAAAGATATTAG
- a CDS encoding phosphoglycerate kinase: MKKTLKDVQVANKTVLVRVDFNVPIKDGVITDDNRIKAALPTIKHLVDQGSKVVLFSHLSRIKEEADKAKKSLAPVAKRLEELAGQSIKFVAQTRGAELEDAIKSLKSGEILLFENTRFEDVKDGEVVKYESKNNADLGKYWASLGEVFVNDAFGTAHRAHASNVGIASNIKESCVGFLVQKELEMLAKGVDAPEHPFVAIIGGAKVSDKIGVIDHLLDKADKIIIGGGMAYTFFKAQGHSIGKSLCEEDKLDLAKQYLEKSNGKIVLPIDSANAPEFKDVEPTFSGVDLPDDVMGLDIGPKSIELFKETLKGAKTVAWNGPMGVFEFENFKKGTVAVCEAIANLDGAFTLIGGGDSAAAAIQNGFATKFTHISTGGGASLEYMEGKTLPGVEAIQNA; encoded by the coding sequence ATGAAAAAAACTTTAAAAGACGTTCAAGTAGCTAATAAAACAGTATTAGTTAGAGTAGATTTTAACGTACCAATCAAAGATGGTGTTATCACTGATGACAACCGTATTAAAGCAGCATTACCAACTATTAAACATTTAGTTGATCAAGGTTCAAAAGTGGTTTTATTTTCACACTTAAGTAGAATTAAGGAAGAAGCTGACAAAGCTAAAAAATCACTAGCACCAGTTGCAAAAAGATTAGAAGAACTTGCAGGACAATCAATTAAATTTGTTGCTCAAACAAGAGGAGCTGAATTGGAGGATGCAATTAAATCATTAAAATCTGGAGAAATATTATTATTTGAAAACACTAGATTTGAAGATGTAAAAGATGGTGAAGTAGTTAAATATGAATCAAAAAACAATGCAGATTTAGGAAAATATTGAGCTAGTCTTGGTGAAGTTTTTGTAAATGATGCATTTGGTACAGCTCACCGTGCTCATGCTTCAAATGTTGGAATAGCATCAAACATTAAAGAAAGTTGTGTAGGATTTTTAGTTCAAAAAGAATTAGAAATGTTAGCAAAAGGAGTTGATGCTCCTGAACATCCATTTGTAGCAATTATTGGTGGAGCTAAAGTTTCAGATAAAATTGGAGTTATTGATCACTTACTAGATAAAGCAGACAAAATCATTATTGGTGGGGGAATGGCTTATACATTCTTCAAAGCACAAGGTCATAGTATAGGTAAATCACTATGTGAAGAAGATAAACTAGATCTTGCAAAACAATATTTAGAAAAATCAAATGGGAAAATTGTTTTACCAATAGATTCTGCAAACGCACCTGAATTTAAAGATGTTGAGCCAACATTCTCAGGAGTTGATTTACCAGATGACGTAATGGGACTTGACATTGGACCAAAATCTATTGAACTATTTAAAGAAACATTAAAAGGGGCAAAAACAGTTGCTTGAAATGGACCTATGGGAGTTTTTGAATTTGAGAACTTCAAAAAAGGTACAGTAGCAGTTTGTGAAGCAATTGCAAACTTAGATGGAGCATTCACTTTAATCGGTGGGGGAGACTCAGCAGCAGCAGCAATTCAAAACGGATTTGCAACTAAATTTACTCATATTTCAACAGGTGGTGGAGCATCATTAGAATATATGGAAGGTAAAACTTTACCAGGTGTTGAAGCAATTCAAAACGCATAA
- the polA gene encoding DNA polymerase I, with the protein MKKNILLVDGNALIFRAFYSSYGRATLTTKEGIPTNAAYSFINMLLNIVQKNDYYDIKVAFDKGKKTFRHDKLESYKAGRKKTPPELVSQFPIVREFLTEAKIDWYELDDYEADDIIGSIAHILNNDSEYYVEILTSDQDMYQLISNNVVVISPQTGTSDLVVYDKHRLYEKWGISPEQVIDYKGLRGDSSDNIKGVAGIGEKTAKELLQEYKTLDEIYKNIDSIKGAKQQKLIDGKEDAFLSREIATIYKDIKNLDFTFKKVEIDFSNLKSFFAKYEMSSLIKRFGVTNEQEPQKIVNFIKTNSWKNEYNAKKNFIYLETLNDNYHNPDIIGLGIVNDTGNYFYTFDSNEQRDIFNWQEKSIDDTLQKFLNEKSFYTYDIKKIIYVLETLGYQINYNNFKYDFMIATYVLNSNVKSNFESQINSIDSTIEIKTFEEVFGKGVKKTKSLEDNVIADYLISRASLIKNTFEAIINKLKDNNQFELYKKIELPFCFVLLDMEKEGVLIDKKELEIQTEYILGLLNDIEQKAQNLLKQNDIEPINFASPKQLKELLYQKLKLPDRAKGSTDKEALDNLVGEHEIIDYILAIRKYSKLYSTYLKGFEKFIYADNKVHTIYNQTLTNTGRLSSTDPNLQNISVRDDEQRNVRKIFICNDGYSYISFDYSQIELRVLADLADEKELISAYKNNLDIHEIAARNIFGVKNEDGVTSDQRRIAKVFNFGILYGLTKFGLSKDLKITQKEAEQYIITYNKTFPEIENYKKEILKVGEELGYVETAANRRRYIYELQSSNYMVREFGKRAAINAPIQGTAADILKIAMNNIYKELVSLKLETKIVAQIHDEVILLVKDSEITQIETVVEKIMKNAYVDLLAIVNKNREPKVPLEVNKAIGKTWYDLK; encoded by the coding sequence AAAAAACACCTCCAGAACTAGTATCTCAGTTTCCAATAGTTAGAGAATTTTTGACAGAAGCTAAAATTGATTGATATGAGTTAGATGATTATGAAGCTGATGACATTATTGGATCAATTGCACATATTCTTAATAATGATAGTGAGTATTATGTGGAAATATTAACAAGTGATCAAGATATGTATCAACTAATTTCAAATAATGTCGTTGTTATTTCACCACAAACCGGAACAAGCGATTTGGTTGTATATGATAAACATAGACTTTATGAAAAATGAGGAATTTCACCAGAACAAGTTATTGATTATAAAGGTTTACGTGGAGATAGTTCAGATAATATAAAAGGAGTTGCTGGAATTGGAGAAAAGACCGCCAAAGAACTACTTCAAGAGTATAAAACTTTGGATGAAATATATAAAAATATAGATTCTATAAAAGGGGCAAAACAGCAAAAACTAATTGATGGAAAAGAAGATGCTTTTTTATCTAGAGAAATAGCAACAATTTATAAAGATATAAAAAACTTGGACTTTACTTTTAAAAAAGTAGAAATCGATTTTTCTAATTTAAAAAGCTTTTTTGCAAAATATGAAATGAGTTCTCTAATAAAAAGGTTTGGAGTAACAAATGAACAAGAACCCCAAAAAATTGTAAATTTTATTAAGACTAATAGTTGAAAAAATGAATACAATGCAAAGAAAAATTTTATATATTTAGAAACTCTTAATGATAACTATCATAACCCTGATATTATAGGTTTGGGTATAGTTAATGATACTGGGAACTATTTTTACACTTTTGATAGTAATGAACAAAGAGACATTTTTAATTGACAAGAAAAAAGTATCGATGATACATTACAAAAGTTTTTAAATGAAAAATCATTTTATACATATGATATAAAAAAAATTATTTATGTATTAGAAACTTTAGGTTATCAAATAAATTACAACAATTTTAAATATGACTTTATGATTGCAACATATGTATTAAATTCAAATGTTAAGTCCAATTTTGAGTCTCAAATAAATTCTATCGATTCAACAATTGAAATTAAAACTTTTGAAGAAGTTTTTGGTAAAGGTGTTAAAAAAACTAAAAGTTTGGAAGACAATGTTATTGCTGATTACTTAATAAGTAGAGCAAGTCTAATTAAAAATACGTTTGAAGCAATAATAAATAAATTAAAAGATAATAATCAGTTTGAGCTTTATAAAAAAATTGAATTGCCTTTTTGTTTTGTTCTGTTGGATATGGAAAAAGAAGGTGTTTTAATTGATAAAAAAGAATTAGAAATACAAACTGAATATATTTTAGGATTACTTAATGATATAGAACAAAAAGCTCAAAATCTATTAAAACAAAATGACATTGAACCTATTAACTTTGCTAGCCCAAAGCAACTAAAAGAATTACTTTACCAAAAGTTAAAATTGCCAGATAGAGCAAAAGGCAGCACAGATAAAGAAGCTTTAGACAATTTGGTGGGTGAACATGAAATAATTGATTATATCTTGGCAATTAGAAAATATTCAAAACTATACAGCACTTATCTTAAAGGTTTTGAAAAGTTTATTTATGCAGATAATAAAGTTCATACAATTTATAATCAAACACTTACAAATACAGGAAGACTAAGTTCAACAGATCCTAATTTACAAAATATCTCTGTAAGGGATGATGAACAAAGAAATGTAAGAAAAATTTTTATATGTAATGATGGATATAGTTACATAAGTTTTGATTATTCACAAATAGAACTAAGAGTTTTAGCAGACTTGGCAGATGAAAAAGAGCTTATAAGTGCATACAAAAACAATCTTGACATTCATGAAATTGCTGCTAGAAATATTTTTGGTGTTAAAAATGAAGATGGTGTAACAAGTGATCAAAGAAGGATAGCAAAAGTATTTAACTTTGGTATTTTGTACGGTCTTACCAAGTTTGGTTTATCTAAGGATTTAAAAATAACACAAAAAGAAGCTGAACAATATATCATTACTTACAATAAAACATTTCCAGAAATCGAAAACTATAAAAAAGAAATTTTAAAAGTTGGTGAAGAGTTAGGTTATGTTGAAACGGCAGCAAATAGACGAAGATATATTTATGAGTTACAAAGTAGTAATTATATGGTTAGAGAATTCGGTAAGAGAGCTGCTATAAATGCACCAATACAAGGTACTGCTGCAGATATTTTAAAGATAGCTATGAATAACATCTATAAAGAATTAGTGTCTCTTAAATTGGAAACAAAAATAGTTGCACAAATTCATGATGAAGTTATTTTATTAGTTAAAGACAGTGAAATTACACAAATAGAAACTGTAGTTGAAAAAATTATGAAAAATGCATATGTAGATTTATTAGCAATTGTAAACAAAAATAGAGAACCCAAAGTTCCCTTGGAAGTCAATAAAGCAATTGGTAAAACTTGATATGACTTGAAATAG
- the gap gene encoding type I glyceraldehyde-3-phosphate dehydrogenase, which yields MKKIAINGFGRIGRLAFRQLFLDKNIDVVAINDLTSAKTLAYLLEYDSAHGTFMKGKISAKDGAIIVDGKEIKILAEKDATKLPWGSMGIDLVVECTGFYASKEKSQAHLDAGAKKVIISAPATGDLKTIVYGVNHKSLTAADTIVSAASCTTNCLSPMAKVIDEKFGIVKGLMTTVHSVTNDQRLLDLPHDDLRRGRAAAWNILPTKTGAAAAVGKVLPNLNGKLDGLALRVPTITGSIVDLTVELSKNATVEELNKSIEDAVKQDKELGEAMEYCTDPIVSADVISSTYGSIFDATLTRVMEVDGKQMIKLFSWYDNENSFTSQFIRTIRHMLSL from the coding sequence ATGAAAAAAATCGCAATTAACGGATTTGGAAGAATAGGACGTCTAGCATTTAGACAATTATTCTTAGATAAAAATATTGATGTCGTTGCAATTAACGACTTAACAAGTGCAAAAACTTTAGCATACCTTTTAGAATATGATTCAGCTCACGGAACTTTTATGAAAGGTAAAATTTCAGCAAAAGATGGAGCAATTATAGTAGATGGTAAAGAAATTAAAATTCTAGCAGAAAAAGATGCTACTAAATTACCATGAGGATCAATGGGAATTGATTTAGTTGTAGAATGTACAGGATTCTATGCATCAAAAGAAAAATCACAAGCTCACTTAGATGCAGGTGCTAAAAAAGTTATTATTTCAGCTCCAGCAACTGGAGATTTAAAAACAATAGTTTATGGAGTTAACCACAAAAGCTTGACAGCAGCTGACACAATTGTTTCAGCAGCTTCATGTACAACAAACTGTTTATCACCAATGGCAAAAGTTATTGATGAAAAATTTGGAATTGTTAAAGGTTTAATGACAACAGTTCACTCTGTAACTAATGACCAAAGATTATTAGATTTACCACATGATGATTTACGTAGAGGACGTGCAGCAGCATGAAATATCTTACCTACAAAAACAGGAGCTGCAGCAGCGGTTGGTAAAGTATTACCAAACTTGAATGGTAAATTAGACGGGTTAGCATTACGTGTTCCAACTATTACTGGATCAATCGTTGACTTAACTGTTGAATTATCAAAAAATGCTACTGTAGAAGAATTAAATAAATCAATCGAAGATGCAGTTAAACAAGATAAAGAACTAGGAGAAGCAATGGAATATTGTACAGACCCAATTGTTTCTGCAGACGTTATCTCTTCAACATACGGATCAATTTTCGATGCAACTCTAACAAGAGTTATGGAAGTTGATGGAAAACAAATGATTAAATTGTTCTCATGATATGACAATGAAAACTCATTTACATCACAATTTATCCGTACAATCAGACACATGTTAAGTTTATAA
- a CDS encoding type II toxin-antitoxin system antitoxin SocA domain-containing protein, translating to MFFYSKTEYVNLILNFIAKIKNSKNIKVTQIQIQKIIYIIYAYFLLFKKPIAKIDFETWKWGPVIYELWKEQTKYKDKNIPLSYDDVLDKKTVFHKQDYEIINKIIEFMLSLSSWDVVEICHSQTPWKKLYRPSKNIKIKDEDIFKFHNENKDNFFCYLDFIVNCENQKK from the coding sequence ATGTTTTTTTATTCAAAAACAGAGTATGTAAATTTGATTTTAAATTTTATTGCTAAAATCAAAAACTCCAAAAATATCAAAGTCACACAAATACAAATACAAAAAATTATATATATTATATATGCTTATTTTCTTCTTTTTAAAAAGCCAATAGCAAAAATTGATTTTGAAACTTGAAAATGAGGTCCAGTGATTTATGAGTTGTGAAAAGAGCAAACAAAATATAAAGATAAGAACATTCCACTCTCATACGATGATGTTTTGGATAAAAAAACAGTTTTTCATAAACAAGATTATGAAATTATAAATAAAATTATTGAGTTTATGTTGTCTTTGAGCTCCTGGGATGTTGTTGAAATTTGTCATTCACAAACACCTTGAAAAAAGTTATATAGACCAAGCAAAAATATTAAAATTAAAGATGAAGATATTTTTAAATTTCACAATGAAAATAAAGATAATTTCTTTTGTTACTTAGATTTTATTGTTAATTGTGAAAATCAAAAAAAATAA